The Haemorhous mexicanus isolate bHaeMex1 chromosome 6, bHaeMex1.pri, whole genome shotgun sequence genome includes the window tgcttctggctgggctgtcagcagggctTTGGGCAGGTGCTGGGGGATGGCTCTGGGGGTGGTGAGCTAGCATGGAGCAAGGGGCTGAGACAGAGTCCTGGAGATGGAGAAGGGACTGTGCCAGCACCTCCTGAGTGTCCCAGAGTGGGCCCAGGCAGACAGGTAAGGCTTAGCACAGGTGGCCTAAGATCCTGGGACATAAAACAGAGGCAACAGGGAGAGACCTGGGGGAAAGGAGGCTCTTGCCAGCCCCTGTGGAGATCTGCCTGATCCAGGTGCATACCATAAATCCATGCTAGCTACTGGAGGGACTGAAGGAGCAGCTTTGTCTGTCCTTGTGGCTGGTGCCAGCACAAGTGCTTCTGGGCTGTGGTGAACCAGTCGGGGCAGTTGCTCACCCAGATGGATTTGCTCGGCCTCCTCACTTTGTGCAACTTGTGCTGGCTggaggagggcaggcagggctgctccaggcttcTTCCTCCTTGGGCAGCCCAGGACAAGCCAGTGTTGGCAGTTTAGATCACATGGCCATCAGGGAGCATCTTGGGCAGAAGGGGTTACATAAGTGTGTCCAACCCCTGGCTGCTTGTCCAGACAGAGACTCTGGCTTGTGTActttccctgggctgtggtCTGGGTGGCCTTTGTGACCATGAGCCCTCTCTGCTGTACTGGAAGGCATCTGTGCTCCTGTTCCTCCATGTCCTGGAGGAAGGGGATTACAGGGGTCAagtgcaggaacagcagccaggTGGGAGACTGGTGTATGTGGGTCACGTAGAGGGAGAAGGTCAGCTCTGTTGGAGTTGCAGGAATGGCTCAGGGTATGAAAGATGCGTTGGTGGGCCCCTGAGccagctctccctctccccGAGCAGAGTGATAAAGATCACAGCAATCTGTGGAATCCATGTGCTGTTGAACTTGGCTTGTCCCCCACCTTCTCAGTTACTGTCCACACTGGCTGCCCAGCTCACAGGAATGGGAACAGGGAGAGCAGCGTCCCCCTGCCTCAGAGATGTTTGTCttgagcaggagcctggctgcTAACGACTTCCTTTGGGGAGGCAGCTTGCCAGGCACACGGAGCCCAAGGAGCTCCTCGAGCCGCGGGACgctgtgtgtgctggctgccactggctgcagagagctctggccCCTGTCTGGGGCTCTTGTCAGAGCTCCctctctgcagggaaggaggaaaggggttccttccccttccctacCAGCCCCATCTTGTCTGGAAGGGATCCtacactgcagcagctgggatccTCCACAATTGCAGGGTGGGATGCAGCACCATGGTGGGCCAGGAGCTCCCTTTTGGGGAGCGCGAGTCTTGGCACAGGAGTGGGATCAGCTGCCAGCCGTGTTGGAAAGTGTTGGTGGCTGTGTCTCGCTCCAGCCTCgtactgctgctcctcagcacctCTGAGCAGCCAGGCATGGGTCATTTCCCCACTGGGATCTGCTGGaagccagcctggcagcctgCTGCCCCACCATGATGTGCCACAGTGCCCGGGGTTGTGTGACTGTGGAAGTGACTCTCTAAAGCTGGTGGCTTGGGCAAGTCCTGTACCAGAGACTGTAGGAGGAAAAgtgatggcagcagcaggaccttgTCACTATCCTTGTCAGGATActcaggggcaggagctgcctgtgcctgaTCCAGGAGCTCCGGAGGTGGatgagcagcccctggggcaggTGTGAGCTGGAGTGGAGGTGCAAGCCTCTCCTTGGATCTTGCTTGAATGTCTTttgtgccctggcacagcagggatgaCTGAGCTGTCCCCTCCCATCCCTTTCTGCTGGAATTCTACTGGATTCCTCTGCCTGGGTGGGGGAAGGATTATAGTGCCAGTGACTGCAAAAATGGAGAATCTGGGATTTGAGAGGTTTATGGTCTGGGGGTGGGAAATGTTACTTTGGCATGCAGGGCAGTAGTTACACTTTAAACTTCTATGTGCTTGTTTGGGCtcattcccagtgctgccagtctGTGGATGAGCTGttcctggccagggcagggtctGGGACCATGGCTTTTCCCCTGGCCTGCCCTGGGAGCCATGAGGTTGATCCCTGGAGCCTGTATGGCTCTTGGTGCCCAACTCGGCCTGTCCTCAGGTCAGCAGCACACCttgcctgtggggctggctcTTGCCTGTGCCccagtgctggctcctgctTCTCTAGGGGTCAGAGACCAAGATCCAGCTTCATCCGTTCGGGTGGGCTGAAAGGAGCACTGCCTCCCCCAGGTCCAGGACTGTGCTCAGACACCCTCTGCCCTCTCTCCTAGGAGTTATGAAGACATGCTGGTGGATGAAGTGGCCCCCGACCGGTACTACTGGGCCCCTCTGGCCCAGCACGAGCGGGGCAGCCTGGCCAGCCTGGACAGCCTGCGGAAAGGCGGCCCGGCCCCCGGGAACTGGCGCCAGCCGGAGCTGCCGGAGGTCATAGCCATGCTGAGCTTCCGGCTGGATGCTGTCAAGTCCAACGCGGCCGCCTACCTGCAGCACCTGTGCTACCGCAACGACAAGGTGAAGACGGAGGTGCGCCGGCTGAAGGGCATCCCCGTGCTCGTGGGGCTGCTGGATCACCCCAAGAAGGAGGTgcactacggtgcctgtggaGCTCTCAAGAACATCTCCTTCGGCAAGGACCAGGATAACAAGATCGCCATCAAGAACTGCGACGGGGTGCCTGCGCTGGTGCGCCTGCTGCGCAAGGCCCACGACATGGACCTCACCGAGGTCATCACAGGTAGTTGCTCCAGGaagggcaggacaggctggccTCTGGGGTGGGGTCTATAGTCAGGGGCCAAGTGTTCACCTTTAACTTGTGGCCTTGCAGGGACGCTGTGGAACCTGTCCTCGCACGACTCCATCAAGATGGCCATCGTGGATCATGCACTACATGCCCTGACCGATGAGGTGGTCATTCCCCGCTCTGGCTGGGAGCGGGAGCCCAACGAGGATTCCAAACCCCGCCATATAGAGTGGGAGTCAGTGCTCACCAACACTGCTGGCTGCCTTAGGTATGGATCTGGCAGAGCACTGGCCTGGGTTTGGGCTGCCACACTCTTTCTGGGCTGTTCCTGGCACTTGCAGGGGActgtggagcagctgctctcaTAAGACAGCTGCTGGTGGTGCAGGTCTTGAGTCTGGAGGCATTTACCCTCAGTGAGGGGAGCTACAGGAGCTGTTTTCTCTCTTGAGCTGTGTGGGGTGTGGGCTGTCCCTTGCCTGTCCTCAGCTGTCTCTCTCATGAGGGCTCTCTTCTGCCTGCCAGGAATGTGAGCTCGGAGCGGAGCGAGGCCCGTCGGAAGCTGCGGGAATGTGACGGGTTGGTGGACGCCCTGATCTACATCGTGCAGTCCGAGATCGGCCAGAAGGACTCGGACAGCAAGGTACCACAGTGGGACTGGTGTTGGGAAAGGGAGAGCCTGAGTGGGGTGCACCTGGCACTCTTGGACCAGGAGGTGTCTGGCACTCAGCCtgcagtttgggttggaatgtTGGCCCTCCAACAGGGGCCTGATTGTGTCACTCATCCCCACACCACTGTCACCTGACAGTGGCTTCCTGATCAGGGCTTCCTGATCAGCCTGGATAAGGCCTTGGCTTGAATTTTCCTTGAGCTTTAAGTTGAAGGCTGGGCCAGGCCCTTGCTCACAGACCTGGAGTGCTGCTGCCTGACTCTGACTCAGACACTCTGGTTCTCTCCCCAGCTGGTGGAGAACTGTGTGTGCCTGCTGAGGAACCTGTCCTACCAAGTCCACCGTGAGATCCCCCATGCAGAGCGCTACCAGGAGACGCCCCTTGTCCCTGCCAACAACGCCGGGCCCCACAATGCCAGCTGCTTCGGGGCCAAGAAGGGCAAAGGTTcgtgtgccagcagcagggaaggggagggaggggacagagacagATGTTGAGGGCGGTCTGGGGTCTTTGTGCTTGTACTCGGGCATCTTGTGTGAAGCCTGAAGGGCAGCTTTCTCTGGACGTGCAGTGATCCTTgcttccctggctctgggagctgttGCTTGGCTTGCCCAAAGCGTTTGACACAAGCTGTGGTGGGTGTCTGTGGTGGAGGGATGGTGACGGGTACATGTCCACTAATTCCACGccttcccttttctcctgtgttgccccttccccttccctttgctttcttgCCAAATGATCTGCCCCATGACGCTGTCGGCACttctctcctcctgcctcccttcTCTCCTGTCCTTCTCTCCGCCTCACCAATAGACGAGTGGTTCTCCAGAGGTGAGTGCGCTCTTGGTTTTACTTTTTCCATGGTTTAATTGGGTgctttctccagctctctttgcccccctccccagctgggcacaTTCTGCCTGCAGTGTGGCTAaagcccccagtgtcccctcctgtgACACGCTGGTCGCTTGGCTTCAGCTCACCTCTGGGCTTGTTCCTGCAAGTGCCAAAGAGCTGTTGGGCCGAGGCCGGTGGGGAGGAGTCTCACACCTCTCCACTTGCCCTTCAAAGGTAAAAAGCTCCCAGAAGACCCTGGTGCCGACACAGTGGATTTTCCCAAAAGAACAACTCCAGCCAAAGGTATGCTCCTTGAGAGGTTATGCAGGACTTGGGTGTCAGGGCAGCTATTGCTACAGCAGCCTGGGAGATGAGCAAGTGTGAGGAGCTGTTTCCCATTGAAGTGAGCCTCTCCAATGGGCAGAAGATGGGTTTGGAGTAGGAATGTCCAAGGCCCTGTTTAAAACATGAGCTCTGCCAGTACTTGTGAGGATCTTGTGCATGCCTGAGGTCAGCGCTGCCTCAGGACAGGCTTCAGAGGGAAATActgccccaggggctgagggaCAGCACAGTAACACAGCCCTCTGTGGTGGTCTCAGACTTGCCAGCACAGTTGCCCTCTTGCCTGCTCTTCACTCCTGGGCATGAAGAACAGACATGAGTTAAAGCTAAAATCTCTGTCCTAAATTGTTCCCCAGCCATGAAAATGAGGAAGGGTCATTCCCAGAAGCCTCTGGAGACAAGTGTCTCACTGCATGTGAATTACAGCCCCATACCAAGCAGTGGCTGAGGTTTCTGGTAccctggggcagcctggcccTCTCTGTGCTAAGGATCCCACCCCCTGGGAGCTTGGGTAGAAGCTTCCAGCTTTgtctgcccagcagtgccccttTGGATTGGGCAGACACTAGCAGAGCCCTTGGATAAAACCTTCCTACCCGTGTCCTCCTGGCAGGCTACGAGCTCCTCTTCCAGCCAGAAGTGGTGCGGATATACATCTCCCTCCTGAAGGAAAGCAAGACTCCAGCCATCCTGGAGGCTTCAGCAGGAGCCATCCAGAAcctgtgtgctggcagctggacgGTGAGTGTCCACGGAGCTGGCGGTGTGACAGGGAAGGGGAGCCGGGAACACCACCCGTGGGGCTGGCagcggtgtccccagccccgggtGACACGGTGGCCCTGTGCCTCCCCGCAGTATGGCCGGTACATCCGCTCAGCCCTGCGCCAGGAGAAGGGGCTCTCCGCCATCGCCGACCTCTTGACCCACGACAGCGAGCGCGTGGTGAAAGCGGCGTCCGGGGCCCTGCGCAACCTGGCCGTGGACCTGCGCAACAAGGAGCTCATCGGTGAGGACGGCACGCTCCCTGTATCCATGTAGGCTAGGCAGGagcttcctccttctcctcttggCTCCTGGGGAAGTGTGTGGGCACAGCATCAGCCCAACCTCTGTCTGTTGCCCTcacccagagcagagagtgctgagctctgcagatgGGTCACCTGTCAGTGGTTTTCCCTTCAGTCCTGTTCCCTGCTTGCTCACTCCCAGCTCTTTATCCTTCCCAGGCAAACATGCCATCCCCAACCTAGTGAAGAACCTGCCTGGAGGCCAGCAGACCCCTGCCAAGAACCTCTCTGAGGACACAGTGGTGTCAATCCTGAACACCATCAATGAAGTGATTGTGGACAACCTCGAGGCGGCCAAAAAGCTCCGGGAAACACAGGGGATCGAGAAGCTTGTGCTGATCAACAAATCTGGGTAGGTTTTGCTCAAGGGATGAtgccagggatggagaggagctTCACTTTCTCTGGGTCTCTAAACATCTCTTCTTTCACCTCTTTCTAGGAATCGCTCAGAGAGAGAAGTCCGAGCAGCCGCCCTCGTCTTGCAGACAATCTGGGGCTATAAGGAGCTGCGGAAGCCCCTTGAGAAGGAAGGCTGGAAGAAGTCAGATTTCCAGGTGTGGGGATGCCCTATGGTGGCCAGGGTGGTAGGTGGGATCCTGCAGTAGGGAGAAAGGTGTTCATGGAGCTTGGCAGTACTGGCCTGTGGCTCTTCACCTTGCTGGTGGCGGTGGACACCCAcagaggtgtccctgtgctgttttTCAGCCACTGGCCAGCAGGAAGTCTCTGCTAGGAACACACTGTAAAGTGTcatgccctgtgtcccacatgAGCATGAGGCAGGAATTTTGTCACTCTaagtgctgctgtggcagtgtTGAAGAACAGGATTCTCCCAGGCTCAGTTTCCTTCCCGAAAGCAGGGATTACCTTTGCTGTTGCAGGGCCAGGCACTGCCCCAGTCCAGGCAGGGCCCCCCGCTCTGATGGGGGTGCAGTGGGGGCTTCAGCACCTTCTGCTTACTTTGGGCCCCCTACTCAAGGGCTGTGGGAGGGTTCCTGGCTTTGTGTTGGTGCTGGAGGGTTGGAATGTGCTGATGAGGAAGGAATCTCTGGGCCCAGGGATCTGAGTGGTCACTGTCTGTTGCTGTAGGTGAACCTGAGCAATGCCTCTCGGACCCAGGGAGGCAACTCCTTTGATGACAGCACCTTGCCTCTCATTGACAGGAACCAAAAAACAGGTATGTGCTTGCCTTCAGCACCTGTGCCTGCCATCATCCCTCTGCCTTGTGGGTACTCGGGGCAGCTGGCGTTTGTCCCCTCCCTTGCTCTTCAGCTTTGGCTTCcctggcagcctcagctgctcacACAGGGCCATTAGTATGGGCCTTGGGTGGCTTTTCTGGCCATCAGTTTGGGCCTTAGATGGCTTCTTGGGGCTGGCACTGTAGGTCCTTGggtcacagagctgcagctgcagctgggcctgggctcccccagctggggcagggagcagttcctctgcagctcctggctgcaggaacTGTTCCTGATGTGCTCTCCTGTGCTTGTAGACAAGAAATCCTCCCGGGAGGAGATCCAGATGAGCAACATGGGACCAGGTAGGAGAGGGACTCCCTCAGTatgtggggagcagggcagaaTGCACATTTCTTGTGGGGATGGTGCAGCTCCCCCATGGAGGTGACATGACTGACTGActgtcccctctcctgctccagacAACTATTCCACACTCAATGAGCGGGACCACAGCAGGACACTGGACCGATCTGGTGACCTCGGAGAGATGGATCCGGTGAAGGCAGCGCCGTTGATGGTGAGCAGCTCTCTTTAACTCAGGAACAGTGGGAAATGCCATATCACTGTCCTGTCtgacagaggagaggagagctggGCTCCCACAACTAACACCCCCCATGCCATGGCCCCTACTAACCGCAtgtgtctgcagcaggaggaggggcaggagtCACAGCCTGAGGTagaggaggaggctgagaaggagaaggaagatgcTGCTGTGCCCTCCCCCATGTTGGTATGTCCCACGGTGTCCTGCCCAATCTGACAGTGGTGACAGATCCTGCTGTGCTCTTAGGGGTGCTTGACCAGCCAAATCCTGCTCCAATCACTGCTGCTGCAATCACTGGTGCTGTGATCCTGCCTCCACCCTCACTCCCGCTCCAGCCTTAACAcctgtccctctctctctctctccacagCAGAAGATCTAGCTGGCCTCCCTGCCTCTGTTCCATTTGGGttgataatatattatatatataaatatataactCTTCATGGTGGAATGGACCGACTTTTACCTTGTCTTATTGTTGGAATTTTGCTGGACTCTCTGTGCCAACCATCCAGCCAAACGCCTGGGCCgggtccccagggcagcccgGGCCACTTGGTCTCCTCCGGGCTGCTGCACCTCCCTGTTCTGGGACACCACCACTGAGAACTCCTCCTCCCGtcctccaccacctccttccTCCTGAGAGTAAAACCTTCCTGCCTGACTCTGCCGGATCAGCCGGCGTGGATGCTGCACAAGGACTCGGATCTCTGCCTTGACCAGGAGCTGCCTTCTCTCCCATGCCTTCCCCCTGCTCCGAGGTGTcttgcagggacagggactgggaccTCACTCGCCGCCGccttgtttttggtttggttttgttgcctataggatatattttttttgtgtgggaTCACTCTTCAACCAGcgccatggggacagcaggagcatccctcctccctgagggctgcaggaccAGAGTCCAGGGGCTGGAGGCACAGGGGCCAGGGGAAGGAAAACCAGCAATAATGTCTCTTGCTTTGCTCTAGATAAGGCTTTGGGGGCATGGGAAGGGAGATCCAGCTCTGGGTCCTGCAGAGGGGTCTGGATGGGGCCCTGGCTTCCACCCAGTGCCTGTGTGAGGAGGATCCTTCTGTGAGGAAGGAGGTCAGTGCTGGGGCATGGGCCAGGGTCCCCACGGAGGGAGGAGATGCGGCAGG containing:
- the CTNND1 gene encoding catenin delta-1 isoform X5; the encoded protein is MDDSEVESTASILASVKEQEAQFEKLTRALEEERRHVSAQLERVRVSPQDAGPGLANGTLTRRHQNGRFLGDADLERQKYSDLKLNGPQDHSHLLYSTIPRMQDPGQIVEETYTMEEDPEGAMSVVSVETSDDGTTRRTETTVKKVVKTVTTRTVQQVPVGPDGLPLETSPVTSNYVQTMDRNFRKNGNGGPGSYLGQAGTATLPRNYHYPDGYGRPYEDGYPGSDHSYGSLSRVTRIDERYRPSIDTYRAPSRQDIYGPQPQVRVGGSNMDLNHFHPEPYGLEDDQRSVGFEDVDYGLMSDYGTARRAGTPSDARRRLRSYEDMLVDEVAPDRYYWAPLAQHERGSLASLDSLRKGGPAPGNWRQPELPEVIAMLSFRLDAVKSNAAAYLQHLCYRNDKVKTEVRRLKGIPVLVGLLDHPKKEVHYGACGALKNISFGKDQDNKIAIKNCDGVPALVRLLRKAHDMDLTEVITGTLWNLSSHDSIKMAIVDHALHALTDEVVIPRSGWEREPNEDSKPRHIEWESVLTNTAGCLRNVSSERSEARRKLRECDGLVDALIYIVQSEIGQKDSDSKLVENCVCLLRNLSYQVHREIPHAERYQETPLVPANNAGPHNASCFGAKKGKGKKLPEDPGADTVDFPKRTTPAKGYELLFQPEVVRIYISLLKESKTPAILEASAGAIQNLCAGSWTYGRYIRSALRQEKGLSAIADLLTHDSERVVKAASGALRNLAVDLRNKELIGKHAIPNLVKNLPGGQQTPAKNLSEDTVVSILNTINEVIVDNLEAAKKLRETQGIEKLVLINKSGNRSEREVRAAALVLQTIWGYKELRKPLEKEGWKKSDFQVNLSNASRTQGGNSFDDSTLPLIDRNQKTDKKSSREEIQMSNMGPDNYSTLNERDHSRTLDRSGDLGEMDPVKAAPLMEEGQESQPEVEEEAEKEKEDAAVPSPMLKI
- the CTNND1 gene encoding catenin delta-1 isoform X2 — translated: MDDSEVESTASILASVKEQEAQFEKLTRALEEERRHVSAQLERVRVSPQDAGPGLANGTLTRRHQNGRFLGDADLERQKYSDLKLNGPQDHSHLLYSTIPRMQDPGQIVEETYTMEEDPEGAMSVVSVETSDDGTTRRTETTVKKVVKTVTTRTVQQVPVGPDGLPLETSPVTSNYVQTMDRNFRKNGNGGPGSYLGQAGTATLPRNYHYPDGYGRPYEDGYPGSDHSYGSLSRVTRIDERYRPSIDTYRAPSRQDIYGPQPQVRVGGSNMDLNHFHPEPYGLEDDQRSVGFEDVDYGLMSDYGTARRAGTPSDARRRLRSYEDMLVDEVAPDRYYWAPLAQHERGSLASLDSLRKGGPAPGNWRQPELPEVIAMLSFRLDAVKSNAAAYLQHLCYRNDKVKTEVRRLKGIPVLVGLLDHPKKEVHYGACGALKNISFGKDQDNKIAIKNCDGVPALVRLLRKAHDMDLTEVITGTLWNLSSHDSIKMAIVDHALHALTDEVVIPRSGWEREPNEDSKPRHIEWESVLTNTAGCLRNVSSERSEARRKLRECDGLVDALIYIVQSEIGQKDSDSKLVENCVCLLRNLSYQVHREIPHAERYQETPLVPANNAGPHNASCFGAKKGKGKKLPEDPGADTVDFPKRTTPAKGYELLFQPEVVRIYISLLKESKTPAILEASAGAIQNLCAGSWTYGRYIRSALRQEKGLSAIADLLTHDSERVVKAASGALRNLAVDLRNKELIGKHAIPNLVKNLPGGQQTPAKNLSEDTVVSILNTINEVIVDNLEAAKKLRETQGIEKLVLINKSGNRSEREVRAAALVLQTIWGYKELRKPLEKEGWKKSDFQVNLSNASRTQGGNSFDDSTLPLIDRNQKTDKKSSREEIQMSNMGPDNYSTLNERDHSRTLDRSGDLGEMDPVKAAPLMQEEGQESQPEVEEEAEKEKEDAAVPSPMLQKI
- the CTNND1 gene encoding catenin delta-1 isoform X8, encoding MQDPGQIVEETYTMEEDPEGAMSVVSVETSDDGTTRRTETTVKKVVKTVTTRTVQQVPVGPDGLPLETSPVTSNYVQTMDRNFRKNGNGGPGSYLGQAGTATLPRNYHYPDGYGRPYEDGYPGSDHSYGSLSRVTRIDERYRPSIDTYRAPSRQDIYGPQPQVRVGGSNMDLNHFHPEPYGLEDDQRSVGFEDVDYGLMSDYGTARRAGTPSDARRRLRSYEDMLVDEVAPDRYYWAPLAQHERGSLASLDSLRKGGPAPGNWRQPELPEVIAMLSFRLDAVKSNAAAYLQHLCYRNDKVKTEVRRLKGIPVLVGLLDHPKKEVHYGACGALKNISFGKDQDNKIAIKNCDGVPALVRLLRKAHDMDLTEVITGTLWNLSSHDSIKMAIVDHALHALTDEVVIPRSGWEREPNEDSKPRHIEWESVLTNTAGCLRNVSSERSEARRKLRECDGLVDALIYIVQSEIGQKDSDSKLVENCVCLLRNLSYQVHREIPHAERYQETPLVPANNAGPHNASCFGAKKGKGKKLPEDPGADTVDFPKRTTPAKGYELLFQPEVVRIYISLLKESKTPAILEASAGAIQNLCAGSWTYGRYIRSALRQEKGLSAIADLLTHDSERVVKAASGALRNLAVDLRNKELIGKHAIPNLVKNLPGGQQTPAKNLSEDTVVSILNTINEVIVDNLEAAKKLRETQGIEKLVLINKSGNRSEREVRAAALVLQTIWGYKELRKPLEKEGWKKSDFQVNLSNASRTQGGNSFDDSTLPLIDRNQKTDKKSSREEIQMSNMGPDNYSTLNERDHSRTLDRSGDLGEMDPVKAAPLMQEEGQESQPEVEEEAEKEKEDAAVPSPMLVCPTVSCPI
- the CTNND1 gene encoding catenin delta-1 isoform X7 — protein: MDDSEVESTASILASVKEQEAQFEKLTRALEEERRHVSAQLERVRVSPQDAGPGLANGTLTRRHQNGRFLGDADLERQKYSDLKLNGPQDHSHLLYSTIPRMQDPGQIVEETYTMEEDPEGAMSVVSVETSDDGTTRRTETTVKKVVKTVTTRTVQQVPVGPDGLPLETSPVTSNYVQTMDRNFRKNGNGGPGSYLGQAGTATLPRNYHYPDGYGRPYEDGYPGSDHSYGSLSRVTRIDERYRPSIDTYRAPSRQDIYGPQPQVRVGGSNMDLNHFHPEPYGLEDDQRSVGFEDVDYGLMSDYGTARRAGTPSDARRRLRSYEDMLVDEVAPDRYYWAPLAQHERGSLASLDSLRKGGPAPGNWRQPELPEVIAMLSFRLDAVKSNAAAYLQHLCYRNDKVKTEVRRLKGIPVLVGLLDHPKKEVHYGACGALKNISFGKDQDNKIAIKNCDGVPALVRLLRKAHDMDLTEVITGTLWNLSSHDSIKMAIVDHALHALTDEVVIPRSGWEREPNEDSKPRHIEWESVLTNTAGCLRNVSSERSEARRKLRECDGLVDALIYIVQSEIGQKDSDSKLVENCVCLLRNLSYQVHREIPHAERYQETPLVPANNAGPHNASCFGAKKGKGKKLPEDPGADTVDFPKRTTPAKGYELLFQPEVVRIYISLLKESKTPAILEASAGAIQNLCAGSWTYGRYIRSALRQEKGLSAIADLLTHDSERVVKAASGALRNLAVDLRNKELIGKHAIPNLVKNLPGGQQTPAKNLSEDTVVSILNTINEVIVDNLEAAKKLRETQGIEKLVLINKSGNRSEREVRAAALVLQTIWGYKELRKPLEKEGWKKSDFQVNLSNASRTQGGNSFDDSTLPLIDRNQKTDKKSSREEIQMSNMGPDNYSTLNERDHSRTLDRSGDLGEMDPVKAAPLMKI
- the CTNND1 gene encoding catenin delta-1 isoform X3, producing MDDSEVESTASILASVKEQEAQFEKLTRALEEERRHVSAQLERVRVSPQDAGPGLANGTLTRRHQNGRFLGDADLERQKYSDLKLNGPQDHSHLLYSTIPRMQDPGQIVEETYTMEEDPEGAMSVVSVETSDDGTTRRTETTVKKVVKTVTTRTVQQVPVGPDGLPLETSPVTSNYVQTMDRNFRKNGNGGPGSYLGQAGTATLPRNYHYPDGYGRPYEDGYPGSDHSYGSLSRVTRIDERYRPSIDTYRAPSRQDIYGPQPQVRVGGSNMDLNHFHPEPYGLEDDQRSVGFEDVDYGLMSDYGTARRAGTPSDARRRLRSYEDMLVDEVAPDRYYWAPLAQHERGSLASLDSLRKGGPAPGNWRQPELPEVIAMLSFRLDAVKSNAAAYLQHLCYRNDKVKTEVRRLKGIPVLVGLLDHPKKEVHYGACGALKNISFGKDQDNKIAIKNCDGVPALVRLLRKAHDMDLTEVITGTLWNLSSHDSIKMAIVDHALHALTDEVVIPRSGWEREPNEDSKPRHIEWESVLTNTAGCLRNVSSERSEARRKLRECDGLVDALIYIVQSEIGQKDSDSKLVENCVCLLRNLSYQVHREIPHAERYQETPLVPANNAGPHNASCFGAKKGKGKKLPEDPGADTVDFPKRTTPAKGYELLFQPEVVRIYISLLKESKTPAILEASAGAIQNLCAGSWTYGRYIRSALRQEKGLSAIADLLTHDSERVVKAASGALRNLAVDLRNKELIGKHAIPNLVKNLPGGQQTPAKNLSEDTVVSILNTINEVIVDNLEAAKKLRETQGIEKLVLINKSGNRSEREVRAAALVLQTIWGYKELRKPLEKEGWKKSDFQVNLSNASRTQGGNSFDDSTLPLIDRNQKTDKKSSREEIQMSNMGPDNYSTLNERDHSRTLDRSGDLGEMDPVKAAPLMQEEGQESQPEVEEEAEKEKEDAAVPSPMLKI
- the CTNND1 gene encoding catenin delta-1 isoform X1; this encodes MDDSEVESTASILASVKEQEAQFEKLTRALEEERRHVSAQLERVRVSPQDAGPGLANGTLTRRHQNGRFLGDADLERQKYSDLKLNGPQDHSHLLYSTIPRMQDPGQIVEETYTMEEDPEGAMSVVSVETSDDGTTRRTETTVKKVVKTVTTRTVQQVPVGPDGLPLETSPVTSNYVQTMDRNFRKNGNGGPGSYLGQAGTATLPRNYHYPDGYGRPYEDGYPGSDHSYGSLSRVTRIDERYRPSIDTYRAPSRQDIYGPQPQVRVGGSNMDLNHFHPEPYGLEDDQRSVGFEDVDYGLMSDYGTARRAGTPSDARRRLRSYEDMLVDEVAPDRYYWAPLAQHERGSLASLDSLRKGGPAPGNWRQPELPEVIAMLSFRLDAVKSNAAAYLQHLCYRNDKVKTEVRRLKGIPVLVGLLDHPKKEVHYGACGALKNISFGKDQDNKIAIKNCDGVPALVRLLRKAHDMDLTEVITGTLWNLSSHDSIKMAIVDHALHALTDEVVIPRSGWEREPNEDSKPRHIEWESVLTNTAGCLRNVSSERSEARRKLRECDGLVDALIYIVQSEIGQKDSDSKLVENCVCLLRNLSYQVHREIPHAERYQETPLVPANNAGPHNASCFGAKKGKGKKLPEDPGADTVDFPKRTTPAKGYELLFQPEVVRIYISLLKESKTPAILEASAGAIQNLCAGSWTYGRYIRSALRQEKGLSAIADLLTHDSERVVKAASGALRNLAVDLRNKELIGKHAIPNLVKNLPGGQQTPAKNLSEDTVVSILNTINEVIVDNLEAAKKLRETQGIEKLVLINKSGNRSEREVRAAALVLQTIWGYKELRKPLEKEGWKKSDFQVNLSNASRTQGGNSFDDSTLPLIDRNQKTDKKSSREEIQMSNMGPDNYSTLNERDHSRTLDRSGDLGEMDPVKAAPLMQEEGQESQPEVEEEAEKEKEDAAVPSPMLVCPTVSCPI
- the CTNND1 gene encoding catenin delta-1 isoform X4 → MDDSEVESTASILASVKEQEAQFEKLTRALEEERRHVSAQLERVRVSPQDAGPGLANGTLTRRHQNGRFLGDADLERQKYSDLKLNGPQDHSHLLYSTIPRMQDPGQIVEETYTMEEDPEGAMSVVSVETSDDGTTRRTETTVKKVVKTVTTRTVQQVPVGPDGLPLETSPVTSNYVQTMDRNFRKNGNGGPGSYLGQAGTATLPRNYHYPDGYGRPYEDGYPGSDHSYGSLSRVTRIDERYRPSIDTYRAPSRQDIYGPQPQVRVGGSNMDLNHFHPEPYGLEDDQRSVGFEDVDYGLMSDYGTARRAGTPSDARRRLRSYEDMLVDEVAPDRYYWAPLAQHERGSLASLDSLRKGGPAPGNWRQPELPEVIAMLSFRLDAVKSNAAAYLQHLCYRNDKVKTEVRRLKGIPVLVGLLDHPKKEVHYGACGALKNISFGKDQDNKIAIKNCDGVPALVRLLRKAHDMDLTEVITGTLWNLSSHDSIKMAIVDHALHALTDEVVIPRSGWEREPNEDSKPRHIEWESVLTNTAGCLRNVSSERSEARRKLRECDGLVDALIYIVQSEIGQKDSDSKLVENCVCLLRNLSYQVHREIPHAERYQETPLVPANNAGPHNASCFGAKKGKGKKLPEDPGADTVDFPKRTTPAKGYELLFQPEVVRIYISLLKESKTPAILEASAGAIQNLCAGSWTYGRYIRSALRQEKGLSAIADLLTHDSERVVKAASGALRNLAVDLRNKELIGKHAIPNLVKNLPGGQQTPAKNLSEDTVVSILNTINEVIVDNLEAAKKLRETQGIEKLVLINKSGNRSEREVRAAALVLQTIWGYKELRKPLEKEGWKKSDFQVNLSNASRTQGGNSFDDSTLPLIDRNQKTDKKSSREEIQMSNMGPDNYSTLNERDHSRTLDRSGDLGEMDPVKAAPLMEEGQESQPEVEEEAEKEKEDAAVPSPMLQKI